The genomic region GTCCACACAGTCGCTGCTCTTCGCACTCTCAATACCAATTGTCGGGAACGACGTGCATCTGGTCGTCGGAGCCGTGCGCAAGCAGCAGCCCTACCTGAATGGAGACCTGACGACGGCCGAGCGGCTGCCCGACGCCCGGTCGCTCGACGACATCCGCACGCTGAGGGCGTCGTGGAAGTTCGTGCTCGGTGTCGGCATCGACGTGCGGCGTACGTGGTTCCAGAACCGGGCCGACGAGTAGGCACCGGGCGCTCCTCAGCGTTCCGCGTGCGGCGCCAGGAGCAGCCGCTCGCGGTTGGCGACGAGGTCGGTCAGCTCGCGGGTCATGTCGGCGTTCACGCCCGCCGCGAACGGCATGACCCACTGCTTGGTTTCGTCGAGATAGCGGCGCACGAACGTCATGTCGTGCACGAAACCCAGCGCCGTGAGGTTGCTGATCCGATCGGCGAGCTTCAGTGCGCGGGCGCGCGGCGTGCCCGTCTGCATCACCCGCAGCAGGTAGTCGGCCTTCGGCTCCCTGACGCCGTCCACCGTCCGGATGGTCACTTCCTGGACCAGCGCATAGACCGCCGGGCCGTCCGCGTCGAGTGCCGCGATCTCCCGCTCGGTCACGCCGGGCATGGTCGACGCGTTCTCGAACAGGTCGTGGATCACGGCGGCCTTGAGCAGCACCGGGTCGATCATCTTGTAGTCGATGAGGATCGCCATGGTGCTGAGCTGGTGCCGGAACATGTTGCTGCCGGATCGGCGCTGCACGCCGATGAGGGCCGTGGCCTTCACGATGTACGGCGCCAGCGTGATGCTGGCGAGCGCCTGCTCGAAGTGGGGCTCCATGGGGAACGTCGAGCCGTCTGGACGGGATCCGGCTGGACGCGGGGATTCTAGCGCACTCGCCGGCCGGGGACTCAGGCGGGCGCCCGGGCGGGCGCCTGCGCGGCGTTCGTGCCGGCCTCGAGCGGCCGCACGAACAGCGTCAGGACCGCGCCGACGGCCAGCAGGCCGGCCAGCACCTCGAGCGGCGTGTCGTAGATGCCGACCCGGTTGGCGCCGGGCGGCAGGGCCGCGCGCGCGCGGTTGGAC from Vicinamibacterales bacterium harbors:
- a CDS encoding HD domain-containing protein, which translates into the protein MEPHFEQALASITLAPYIVKATALIGVQRRSGSNMFRHQLSTMAILIDYKMIDPVLLKAAVIHDLFENASTMPGVTEREIAALDADGPAVYALVQEVTIRTVDGVREPKADYLLRVMQTGTPRARALKLADRISNLTALGFVHDMTFVRRYLDETKQWVMPFAAGVNADMTRELTDLVANRERLLLAPHAER